AGAAATTCCTGGCTGAAAACAAATCAAAGCCAAGTGTGGTAACACTTCCCAGCGGACTGCAATACCAGATCCTGAAAGAAGGTGATGGCCCCAAACCGACTATCAATGATAAAGTAAAAACACATTATCATGGTACTTTAATAGATGGTACTGTGTTCGATAGCTCGGTTGACAGAGGCGAGCCTATCTCTTTTCCGGTAAGTGGTGTGATCAAAGGCTGGACAGAAGCCTTGCAGTTAATGCCTGTAGGTTCCAAATGGCGCCTGTATGTTCCTGCTGATCTTGCGTATGGTGATCGCCAGGCAGGTCCGAAAATCGGCCCCGGAAGCACATTGATATTTGATGTGGAGTTACTCGAGATCGTTAAATAAAATTTGGGGATTTATTTATTTTCTTATTTAGATATTTTGTTTCAAAGCAGATATACCGCTGAACAAAATATCTAAATAAGAAAATAAATAAATCCCCAAATTCAAAACAGCTATTTCCAGATCCTCGGTCTTATTTGTTCCAGTAGCATGAAATCCGCCAGTACCATGGCTGTTACAGCTTCCAGTACTACAGGTACGCGCAGTGCTATGCACAGGTCATGACGACCTTTTACACTAAACGTTTCTACCTCACCACTTGTGATATTGAGTGTATGTTGCTCCTTTGGTGTGCTGGAGGTAGGCTTTACCGCAATACGGAAAACCAGCGGGTTACCGTTGGTAATGCCGCCTACTATACCACCGGCATGGTTGGTGGCTGTTTTACCGGTTTGGTCTATAATGGGATCATTATGTTCCAGTCCTTTCATTTTGGCAGCGGCAAAGCCGGCGCCGAATTCAACGCCTTTAACGGCAGGAATAGCAAATACGGCATGTGCCAGTGCTGATTCCAGGGAATCAAAGAAAGGCTCTCCCAAACCGATGGGGAGGCCATCTACCACACATTCCACGATACCACCTACAGAGTCTTTGGCAGCAATAGCTGCTTCCAGTCCTTCTTCTGCATTTGCATAACCGCCCACTTCTGTTATAGTAGCCTGTACTTTTACGCTATCACCCAGGATCTTTTTTGCGATTACACCGGCAGCCACCAGGTTTAGGGTAAGCCTGCCGCTGAAATGCCCGCCGCCACGATAGTCTTCAAAGCCGCCGAATTTTTCAGTGGCAACAAAGTCGGCATGGCCGGGGCGTGGAAATTCGCGCAGCTTTTCATAATCTGCGCTGCGGGTATTATTATTTTCGAAAAGAATGGTCAAAGGTGCGCCGGTAGTGCGGTCGTTGAATACACCTGATTTGATAAAAGGCAGGTCTTCTTCCTTACGGGGCGTAGTACCTCTTGAACCACCTTTGCGGCGTTCCAGGTCGGATAAAAAATCTTCCTGTTTTAAGGGAATACCTGCGGGGATGCCATCTATATTAACGCCCACGCTGGCGCCATGTGATTCCCCAAAAACATTTACCCTGAATATTCTGCCAAAACTGTTCACACGCTGATGATTTAAAATGAAAAAAAGAATCGCTGGCTACCGGCATAGCGCCGGGAGTTATGCATGCACGGCTACCAGGCCGCCCAATTGCTGCAGATGATCATAGAATTCGGGATACGATTTATTGATCGCTTCCGCGCTTTCTATTACCACAGGACCATCGGCTGTAAGTGCCGCTACGGCACAGGCCATGGCGATGCGGTGATCATTATGCGAATGTACTACAGCCCCTTTAATACCGGTGCCACCGTATACCAGCATTTCATCTCCCTGCAATGCTATCTTTATACCCATCTTGCCAAATTCTGCCTGCAACGTTAATCCACGATCGCTTTCTTTATGTGCCAGGCGGCTCACTCCTTTTATTTTCGTAGTGCCGTTACAGTTAGCAGCCAGTGCTACCAGTGGCGGAAACAGATCCGGGCAATCCGTTGCATCTATTTCAAAAGCCTGGAGTCCGGCTTTTTCAATATTTACCGTAAATAAACCAGGCAGAATATATGCGCCGGCTTTTTCCAGGGCTTCCATAATGGCTTTGTCGGACTGGGCAGATTCTGTACTGAGATGATGTACTTCTGCCTTACCGGCTACTGCGGCGGCCACCAGCAAAAATGCAGCGCCACTCCAGTCACCTTCCACTGTATATTCGCGGGCTTTATACGCCTGTTTTTTTCCAAAGTGAAACTGCTCAAAGTCCTTCTCCTCCACATTTACACCGAAATGCGCCATCAATTGCAGGGTTAACGCAATGTATGGTTTGCTTTTAAGATCTTTCACGGTGATGGTCACATCTTCGGCGGCAGCGCCATAGGCCATGAGCAAACCAGTCAGGAACTGGGAGCTCAGGGAGCCGTCGATCGTAATATTTTTAGGTTGTAAAGGGCCCTCTATGTGCAGGGGCAGTTTACCTGCCTGTGTGCTGCATTTTACATCCAGCTGTGGGAGTACTTCTTCGAAGAATCCCATCGGGCGGGTGGTTAAGCTACCATGGCCTACAATTGTAATAGGCAGGGCAGCTAATGCTGCAATCGGCGTAAACATACGGATACCCAAACCGGATTCGCCGCAATTGATTTCATCATAAAACGGTTGTACACCGTTGCTGGTGATTTCAAAATGATCTTCTTCTCTTTTGATTTTAGCGCCCAGATTTTCCGCTACTTCCAGTGCTGCCAGGCAATCATTGCTCAGGCCGGGGTTACGGATAATACTTTTACCTTTGGCCAGCAAAGCCGCTGCTACAGCGCGTTGCATAGCACTCTTGGAAGGATTTGCCGTAACGGTGCCTTTAATGATGGCTGGTGATACAGTAACTTGCATATGTATATGTCGTCCGCCTTTAATTTGTTTAGAAAAAAATTACAACTCCTGTAGCAAACCTTTCAGTTCTGCTATGGGCACAGGCATCGTAGTGGCCTTTCCTATCTTCTCCAGCAATACAAAATGTATTACGTCTTTCTCACGTTTCTTGTCCAGTTTGAATATGTCGAATACGGCTTCTTTATCGGAAGAAAAAGCAACCGGTAACTGGTAATCGTTGATCAGTTTTATCAGGCGCAGTGTTTGATCTGCCGGCAGGTCCATCAGTTTCTCGGAGAAGCGGGCTGCCGCCACCATGCCTATTGCTACGGCTTTGCCGTGTGCAATATGTTCCAGCTTTTCTACGGCATGCCCAAGGGTATGACCAAAGTTAAGCCAGCGGCGTGGTCCGTTTTCAAACTCATCTTCCAGGACCACCTTTATTTTTGCTTCCACAGATTTTTCCACCAGGTATTTCAGCACGGCCACATCGCGTGCGAGGGCTTTTTCACGGTTGGTTTCCAGGTAGTCAAACAAGGCGGCATCCATGATGCAGGCATATTTGATGATCTCTGCAAAACCGTTGTGCCATTCCTCATCGGGCATAGTTAGTGGAAGTTCATAATCAAAGAGGATGAATTCCGGTTGACGGATAATGCCCAGCAGGTTTTTATGCTTACCATGACTCACGCCGTTTTTACCACCGATGGAAGCATCCACCTGTGCCAGCAAAGTGGTGGGTACAAAACCGAAAGGAATACCACGCATGTAAATGCTGGCAGCGAATCCGGCTACATCTGTGATCATACCGCCACCAATGCCTACCAGTGTGGTTTTGCGATCCGCTTCATGTGCAATGAGGCCATCGATGATCAATTCAACGGTAGCCATATTCTTCACTTCCTCGCCTGCGGGTACTATTATTTTCTTCCAGTCGTGCAGCTGATGACCGTGATGCCGTTCCACATGTTCATCAATCACCAGTACCGCCCGGTTCCTGTCTACATGATTGCCCAGTTGCAGCAGGCGTTCCCCTAAAAAAAAGGTAGTTGCCTGCTGCTGAAATTGGTGCGTTATTTTTAACATGGTTGTGTTACTTATTTATCTTCGTTCATCACCTTGTTCTGGCGGTTGATGGATTCCAGGTGTACTGCATCGAAATATTTCACGATGAATTCTTTGGTCAGGCCCAGCTTTTCACCTTTAGCGGTGGCGCGGTCCAGGATCTCGTTCCAGCGGTTTGTTTGCAGGATGGTGATGTTATTTTCCTTTTTATAGGAACCGATTTTTTCAGCAATTTTCATACGGTTGCCGAGCAACAGCATAATTTCATCATCTACCTGGTTGATCTGCGCGCGCAGTTTTTCCAGTGCAGAGTTGAAATCTTTTTTATCGGAATGCTCTCTTCTCCATACGATACCGTCCAGCAGTTCAGCCAGTTTTTCAGGTGTAACCTGTTGTTTGGCATCGCTCCATGCGTTATCAGGATCAATGTGTGTTTCCAGCATCAGACCATCATAATCCAGGTCGATTGCTTCCTGTGAAACTTCCTGTAAGATATCGCGGCGGCCGGAGATGTGACTTGGGTCGCAGATCATAGGCAGTTCAGGCATACGGCGTTTCAGTTCAATAGCGAGATGCCACATAGGCGCATTACGGTATTGAGTGTTGCCATAGCTGGAGAATCCGCGGTGAATCAAACCTACTTTGGTGATACCGGCTTTCTGGATTCTTTCCACAGCGCCTATCCACAGTTCCAGATCAGGATTGATAGGGTTTTTGATCAGTACGGTTGTATCCACACCTTTCAGGGCGTCGGCTACTTCCTGTACGGAGAAAGGGTTTACAGTAGTACGGGCACCCACCCACAGAATATCCACACCAAAGTGCAGTGCATCTTCTACCTGTTTAGCGGTCGCTACTTCCACTGCCAGCGGCAGGCCGGTAATTTCGCGGGCTTTCTGCAGCCATGCCAGACCTTTGGTACCGATGCCTTCGAAAGAACCGGGGCGGGTACGGGGTTTCCAGATGCCGGCGCGTAAAACGTCCACTTTACCTGTTTTTTGCAGGGCCAGTGCGGTGGCTAATACCTGCTCCTCTGTTTCTGCGCTGCAAGGACCGGAAATAATCAACGGCTTTTTGTCAGAAGAAGGATCTGAGAATTTGGTTTTGGATAATATCTGTTCCATTGTCTGTACCATAGTATTGAAGTTAAGGAGATTGTTAGAATTTATGTTATTTCAGGATCTTCCTGATTTTATTGGATTTCTGAATCAATTTATAAAAGGTATCGTAGTCTTCCTGTTCCAGCAGTGTTTTCATCTGTTGTAACTGGTTGATATGTTCTTCGAGTACATCCAGCACGTTGGTGCGGTTATGTTTGAAGATAGGCACCCACATATCCGGCGAACTTTTGGCGAGGCGCACGGTAGATTCGAAACCACCGCTGGCCAGTTCAAAGATGCGTCCTGATTCCTTTTCCTTTTTCAATACTGTTAATGCCAGTGCGAAAGAGGTGATATGGGAGATGTGGGAAACGTAGGCGGTATGCACGTCGTGTTCTTCTGCATTCATGTATACGGTACGCATCTGCAATTGGTCTACCATATTCTCCACCATTTCCAGCGCGTCATCATCGCTGTTCTTCACATCGCATAATACGATGGTCTTATTTACAAAAAGGTTGCGTACAGCAGCGTCGGGGCCGGAGTACTCGGTGCCGGCCATCGGATGGGCAGCAACGAAGCGGCCACGGTTGGGATGACCGGCAACGAGTTCGAGTATTATTTGTTTGGTAGATCCTACGTCCATAATCACCTGGCCGGGGCGTACTTTATCCAGGATGCCGGGCAGTACCTGGAGTACGCCGTCAACCGGAATGGCCAATACAACCAGGTCGGAGCGTTGCATGGCTTCCTCCAGCGACGCGCCTTCATCGATGATGTTCAGCTCTTTGGCGCGCTGAAGGTGAGATGCCTGCTGGTCTACCCCGATGATCCACTCTGCCACTCCCTTTTCTTTAAGGGTGATAGCCAGCGAGCCACCAATTAAACCTGTTCCTATAATAGTTACAATCATTTTACGCTTGTTTTTATACGGTCAATCGCTTCCTGGAATACCTTTTCATCCTGACACAAACTCACCCTGATATAGCCGTTTCCGTTACTTCCGAAGATACCGCCGGGGGTAATGAATACACGGGCTTTTTGCAGCACTTCGTCACTCAGCGTATAGCCGTCGGCGTAAGTCGCCGGTATGCTGGCCCATACAAACATGCCCACCTGGTTTTTATCGTAGCTACAGCCGATCAGGTCCAGCAACTGGTACACTTTTTCGCGGCGGCCACGATATATTTTATTCAGCTCATCATACCATTCCCTGCCCAGCTGTAAAGCCTTTACAGCAGCCATTTGCAGGGGCTGGAACATACCGGAGTCCATATTGCTTTTAAAGCGCAGCACTTCGGCAATCCAGGTAGCATTACCCACGAGCATGCCTACACGCCATCCGGCCATGTTGGATGATTTGCTCAATGAGTTCAGCTCCAGTACCACCTCTTTGGCACCTTCAAACTGCAGCAGACTTTCCGGTTGCTCATTGAGAATGAAGCTGTACGGATTATCATGGCAGATGAGGATGTTATGTTGTTTTGCGAAAGCCACGAGCTTTGCAGCAAATTCCTTGTTCACTTTAGCACCGGTTGGCATGTGTGGATAGTTTACCCACATCAGCTTCACACGGCTCAGGTCTTTTTTCGACAGGGCATCGAGATCGGGCAGCCAGCCATTTGCTGCTACCAGGTCGTAATCCACTACGGTAGCGCCGCTCAGGTTTACAGCAGCACGATAGGTAGGGTAACCGGGATTAGGGATCAGTGCCTCGTCGCCAGCCTGGAGGTAGGTCATGCAGATGTGCATGATGCCTTCCTTGGAGCCGATCAGCGGCAATACTTCCGTATCCGGGTTGAGGGTAACCTGGTAATAATGCTGATACCAGTCTGCCATAGCCTTGCGCAGTGCGGGGATACCTTTGTAGCCCTGGTATGCGTGGGTGTTTGGCAAGGCAGCATACTCGTTCAATGCGGCTACCACCGAAGGGTGTGGCGGCAGGTCCGGACTACCGATGCCGAGGTTGATCACCTTTGCGCCGGTTTGGTTCATCTCATCTATTTCTCGTAGTTTCCTGGAGAAATAGTATTCTTCTGTACCCTGTAATCTTTTAGCAACCTGTATCTGCATATTCTGCGTTCTGAAACTGATTAATGTGTTTTCCCTTTTTTATAAATTCCCAGCACTGTCAGGTGTTCTGTGAGTGCTTCTATTTTCGCGAGGGCCTTTTCGAAGTGCGCCTTGTTATCAAATTCCATATCGGCGTAGAAGTAATAGTTCCATTCTTTTGCCGGTATGGGAAAGGATTGCAGTTTTGATAAGTTGATGCTTGAATCTGCAATTTTTGTGAGCACTTTGGCCAGCGCACCATGCGCGTGACTGGTTTGAAAATAGACGGAGGCTTTGTTGGCATCCGGTGCAGCCATCACCGGTGTACGGGAAATGGCCAGGAACCTGGTATAGTTATTCTTATTCGTCTGAATGTTTGGTGCGATGATATCCAGTTCGAAGATCTCTGCTGCCAGTTTGCCGGCAATAGCCGCAACGCTTTTCAGCTTTTTCTGCCGTACATGTTTCGCGCTGAGGGCAGTATCTTCTGTTTCTACCAGCTTGATATGCGGGTATTTTTCCAGGAAATCGATACACTGCAAAAGTGCCATAGGATGTGAATGTACCTCACGGATATCTTCCATTGTCTGACCGGGTAATACCATCAGGTGCTGGTTGATCTGCAGATATTGTTCGCCGGTTACATGCAGTCCTGAGTTTTTGATCAGGCTATAGTTTGGTAAAATGCTGCCAGCGATGGAGTTTTCTATGGCCATCATGCCGGCATCCACATCGGGTTGTTTTTTTACTCTACGCACCAGGTCAGAGAACGTGGCACAGGCTTCGATTTCCGTTTGTTTACCGAAATATCCCTGCGCTGCTACCTGGTGGAAAGAACCTTCAAACCCTTGTATGGCAATTTTCATGTGTATGTGATTGATTTTTTTATTTATAGTTGCTACAGCAACTAGCTATTTGAAACAGAAAGGGCCCCGTCTACGGGACCCTTTGCATTTTACCTTTGTATATAAAGTTATTTTATTGCAAACGAGTCCCCGGCTTCTCCGCAAAAAAGAAGAAGTAAAAATAATAAGTACTAAAGCTGCGATTTAACATGATAATAATATTTAATAACTAAAAAAGGCCCCCCGGTTTACCGGAAGGCCTCTTTTGCAGTTTCTTTTTATTTTGTACTTACAAACGACCTTCCTATTTCTGGTACCAGAAATAATAAAAGCCAAAAAATCCAAAAGTCGTTTGTGTAGTCATGATATTTTCTCAGTTGCTTTGAATGCAGGGCAAAAATACGGCACGATTTTAATTATCCAAGCTCTAATGATAAAAAATATACTTTTTTCAAAAAAAACTATCGATTTTTGACATTTTTCGAAAAAACGTAAAAATATCAGGCCCGGCAATACAGATAAGATAAAAAAACCGTCCTGACAAAGTCGGGACGGTTATTTATTAAACCTGAATAGTTTACTAATTATTTATGTGCAGCTGCAGAATCAACTTTGCTAGCTAATGAATCAACAGTAGCTTTAGCTGAATCGCCAAT
The Chitinophaga sp. MM2321 DNA segment above includes these coding regions:
- a CDS encoding aminotransferase class I/II-fold pyridoxal phosphate-dependent enzyme; amino-acid sequence: MQIQVAKRLQGTEEYYFSRKLREIDEMNQTGAKVINLGIGSPDLPPHPSVVAALNEYAALPNTHAYQGYKGIPALRKAMADWYQHYYQVTLNPDTEVLPLIGSKEGIMHICMTYLQAGDEALIPNPGYPTYRAAVNLSGATVVDYDLVAANGWLPDLDALSKKDLSRVKLMWVNYPHMPTGAKVNKEFAAKLVAFAKQHNILICHDNPYSFILNEQPESLLQFEGAKEVVLELNSLSKSSNMAGWRVGMLVGNATWIAEVLRFKSNMDSGMFQPLQMAAVKALQLGREWYDELNKIYRGRREKVYQLLDLIGCSYDKNQVGMFVWASIPATYADGYTLSDEVLQKARVFITPGGIFGSNGNGYIRVSLCQDEKVFQEAIDRIKTSVK
- a CDS encoding chorismate synthase, whose amino-acid sequence is MNSFGRIFRVNVFGESHGASVGVNIDGIPAGIPLKQEDFLSDLERRKGGSRGTTPRKEEDLPFIKSGVFNDRTTGAPLTILFENNNTRSADYEKLREFPRPGHADFVATEKFGGFEDYRGGGHFSGRLTLNLVAAGVIAKKILGDSVKVQATITEVGGYANAEEGLEAAIAAKDSVGGIVECVVDGLPIGLGEPFFDSLESALAHAVFAIPAVKGVEFGAGFAAAKMKGLEHNDPIIDQTGKTATNHAGGIVGGITNGNPLVFRIAVKPTSSTPKEQHTLNITSGEVETFSVKGRHDLCIALRVPVVLEAVTAMVLADFMLLEQIRPRIWK
- a CDS encoding FKBP-type peptidyl-prolyl cis-trans isomerase; protein product: MYKKFLFSGVLGLLALPGFSQNKPAPKPKPKAPAVKTAVKAHPLKTRLDSVSYGIGVNIADNLKAQGFDNVNTTLLAKGIQDALANKTLTLSKEQCDMSISNFLQQLKGEKFAKNREAGEKFLAENKSKPSVVTLPSGLQYQILKEGDGPKPTINDKVKTHYHGTLIDGTVFDSSVDRGEPISFPVSGVIKGWTEALQLMPVGSKWRLYVPADLAYGDRQAGPKIGPGSTLIFDVELLEIVK
- a CDS encoding chorismate mutase; this translates as MVQTMEQILSKTKFSDPSSDKKPLIISGPCSAETEEQVLATALALQKTGKVDVLRAGIWKPRTRPGSFEGIGTKGLAWLQKAREITGLPLAVEVATAKQVEDALHFGVDILWVGARTTVNPFSVQEVADALKGVDTTVLIKNPINPDLELWIGAVERIQKAGITKVGLIHRGFSSYGNTQYRNAPMWHLAIELKRRMPELPMICDPSHISGRRDILQEVSQEAIDLDYDGLMLETHIDPDNAWSDAKQQVTPEKLAELLDGIVWRREHSDKKDFNSALEKLRAQINQVDDEIMLLLGNRMKIAEKIGSYKKENNITILQTNRWNEILDRATAKGEKLGLTKEFIVKYFDAVHLESINRQNKVMNEDK
- the aroB gene encoding 3-dehydroquinate synthase, producing MLKITHQFQQQATTFFLGERLLQLGNHVDRNRAVLVIDEHVERHHGHQLHDWKKIIVPAGEEVKNMATVELIIDGLIAHEADRKTTLVGIGGGMITDVAGFAASIYMRGIPFGFVPTTLLAQVDASIGGKNGVSHGKHKNLLGIIRQPEFILFDYELPLTMPDEEWHNGFAEIIKYACIMDAALFDYLETNREKALARDVAVLKYLVEKSVEAKIKVVLEDEFENGPRRWLNFGHTLGHAVEKLEHIAHGKAVAIGMVAAARFSEKLMDLPADQTLRLIKLINDYQLPVAFSSDKEAVFDIFKLDKKREKDVIHFVLLEKIGKATTMPVPIAELKGLLQEL
- a CDS encoding prephenate dehydrogenase, which gives rise to MIVTIIGTGLIGGSLAITLKEKGVAEWIIGVDQQASHLQRAKELNIIDEGASLEEAMQRSDLVVLAIPVDGVLQVLPGILDKVRPGQVIMDVGSTKQIILELVAGHPNRGRFVAAHPMAGTEYSGPDAAVRNLFVNKTIVLCDVKNSDDDALEMVENMVDQLQMRTVYMNAEEHDVHTAYVSHISHITSFALALTVLKKEKESGRIFELASGGFESTVRLAKSSPDMWVPIFKHNRTNVLDVLEEHINQLQQMKTLLEQEDYDTFYKLIQKSNKIRKILK
- the aroA gene encoding 3-phosphoshikimate 1-carboxyvinyltransferase, translated to MQVTVSPAIIKGTVTANPSKSAMQRAVAAALLAKGKSIIRNPGLSNDCLAALEVAENLGAKIKREEDHFEITSNGVQPFYDEINCGESGLGIRMFTPIAALAALPITIVGHGSLTTRPMGFFEEVLPQLDVKCSTQAGKLPLHIEGPLQPKNITIDGSLSSQFLTGLLMAYGAAAEDVTITVKDLKSKPYIALTLQLMAHFGVNVEEKDFEQFHFGKKQAYKAREYTVEGDWSGAAFLLVAAAVAGKAEVHHLSTESAQSDKAIMEALEKAGAYILPGLFTVNIEKAGLQAFEIDATDCPDLFPPLVALAANCNGTTKIKGVSRLAHKESDRGLTLQAEFGKMGIKIALQGDEMLVYGGTGIKGAVVHSHNDHRIAMACAVAALTADGPVVIESAEAINKSYPEFYDHLQQLGGLVAVHA
- a CDS encoding prephenate dehydratase, with product MKIAIQGFEGSFHQVAAQGYFGKQTEIEACATFSDLVRRVKKQPDVDAGMMAIENSIAGSILPNYSLIKNSGLHVTGEQYLQINQHLMVLPGQTMEDIREVHSHPMALLQCIDFLEKYPHIKLVETEDTALSAKHVRQKKLKSVAAIAGKLAAEIFELDIIAPNIQTNKNNYTRFLAISRTPVMAAPDANKASVYFQTSHAHGALAKVLTKIADSSINLSKLQSFPIPAKEWNYYFYADMEFDNKAHFEKALAKIEALTEHLTVLGIYKKGKTH